The genomic DNA CGTGCTGAAAGGGGATATGTCGCTGGTCGGACCGCGCCCCGAACGGAAATATTTTATCGACGAGATCGTGAAAACGGCTCCCTACTACTATCTGTTGCACAATGTCCGTCCGGGCATTACCTCGTTGGGGATGGTGAAGTACGGCTATGCGGCAAGTGTGGACAAAATGGTGGAGCGTATGGAATATGATATATTATATTACGAAAATATGTCGCTGACACTGGATCTGACAATTCTGATCTATACAGTTAAAACAGTAATTACTGGTAAAGGCGTTTGAGGAATTAAGAATTAAAAAATAGAGGTGTTGATTATGAAGGATAATTTTCAATTTTCAATTTTCAATTTTCAACTTTTCTATCGGTTCCTGTTATGGCGGGACAAGCATATAAAAGAGAAGCATTTCATATTGATCGTCAGTTTTCTGGTCGGTATTTGTACGGCAGCAGCAGCTATTGTCCTGAAGTCGATCATTCATTTTATACAACATCTTCTGACCGGCAATTTTAATCAGGATGGGGCGAATTACCTGTATCTGCTTTATCCGGTGATCGGTATCCTGCTTGCCGGTTTGTTTGTAAAATATATCGTACGGGATGATATCAGCCACGGGGTGACGAAGATACTCTATGCCATTTCCCAGCGGAAGAGCCGCATCAAGCCTCATAATGCTTGGACTTCCATTGTCGCCAGTTCCGTCACCATCGGTTTCGGCGGATCGGTCGGGGCAGAGGCACCTATTGTGTTGACAGGGGCTGCGATCGGATCCAACTTGGGCCGTCTGTTCCGCATGGAGCAAAAGACTTTGATGTTGCTGGTCGGCTGTGGGGCTGCCGGGGCGATTGCCGGTATATTCAAAGCTCCGATTGCTGGGGTGGTGTTTGTGGTGGAAGTGCTGTTGTTGGACCTGACGATGACGTCGGTACTTCCTTTGCTTATCACTTCGGTGACGGCTGCGACTGTTTCCTATATTTTTACGGGTACGGAAGCAATGTTTCCGTTTTCCCAGACCGAAGCGTTTGTGATCGAGCGTATTCCTTATGTGCTGTTACTAGGTGTTTTCTGTGGTTTGGTGTCTCTCTATTTTACCAAAGTCATGAACCGGGTCGAGGGGATGTACCGGAACTTGAATAATTACTGGAAGAAATTCGTCGTTGGGGGGATCATGCTGAGTGTGCTGATCTTCATATTTCCTCCGCTCTATGGTGAAGGTTATGATACGATTTCGTCTTTGTTGAACGGGCAGTTCTCCCATATAATGGATAAGAGTATGTTCTATAGTCTGAACGATACCTATTGGGGATTGCAGATATTCCTTACGCTGATCTTGTTGTTTAAGGTTTTTGCTTCGAGCGCGACGAATGCTGGAGGCGGTTGTGGTGGTATATTTGCTCCCAGTTTGTATTTAGGATGCATTGCCGGATTCGTGTTTGCGCATGCGTCCAACTATTTTCCCTTTACGATGTATCTGTCGGAGAAGAACTTCGCCTTGTTGGGAATGGCGGGTATCATGTCCGGTGTCATGCATGCGCCGCTGACCGGTGTCTTCCTAATTGCCGAGCTGACCGGCGGGTATGCTCTTTTCCTTCCACTGATGATCGTATCTGTGAGCTCCTATATCACGATCAAGATGTTTCTTCCACACAGTATCTATTCGATGCGTCTGGCCCAGAAAGGGGAGTTGCTTACCCATCATAAAGACCGTGCCGTGTTGACGTTGCTGAATACCGACAGTGTGATCGAGCGCGACTTCCTGACTGTCTCTCCCGAAATGTCCTTGGGAGATATGGTGAAGGTGATTGCCAAGAGCGGGCGAAATATGTTCCCCGTTATCGACGAACGGGGTATCCTGTTGGGGCTTGTTCTGTTGGACAATATCCGGAACATTATGTTCCGCCCTGAGTTATATAATCGGTTTCACGTCTCCAAGTTCATGGTTTCGGCACCTGCCAAGATCCAGGTAGGGACGCCGATGGAACAGATCATGCGTATCTTTGACGATACGAAGGCCTGGAACCTGCCGGTTGTAGACGAGGAAGGACGGTATATCGGCTTTATGTCCAAATCGAAAATATTTAATTCATACCGCGAAGTGCTGGTTGAAAACTTTTCAGGAGATTAAAAAATGAAGAAAGAAGATTTACGAATCGTTTATATGGGCACTCCCGATTTTGCGGTGGAGAGCCTGCGTGCCTTGGTTGAAGGCGGATACAATATAGTAGGGGTGATTACGATGCCGGACAAACCGGTCGGCCGTCATGGCAGTGTCTTACAGGCAAGCCCGGTGAAGCAATATGCCCTGTCGAAGGGATTACCGGTACTCCAGCCCGAAAAGTTGAAAGATGAGGCTTTTCTTTCCGAGCTGCGGGCTTTGAAAGCGGACTTGCAGATCGTCGTCGCTTTCCGTATGCTGCCGGAGGTTGTCTGGGATATGCCGCGTCTGGGAACGTTTAACCTCCATGCCTCTTTGCTTCCCCAATACAGGGGGGCAGCTCCTATCAACTGGGCGGTGATCAACGGAGATACGGAAACCGGTGCGACCACCTTTTTCCTGACTCACGAGATCGACACAGGTAAGATCATCCGCCAGAAGCATTTGCCTATAGCCGATACGGATGATGTGGGGATCGTCCATGACGGCTTGATGACGATGGGAGCCGGGCTAGTACTGGAAACCGTCGATTTGTTGTTGGAAGGAAAAACAGATGCCGTTCCTCAGGAAGAATTTTATAAAGATCCTT from Parabacteroides merdae ATCC 43184 includes the following:
- a CDS encoding chloride channel protein, producing the protein MKDNFQFSIFNFQLFYRFLLWRDKHIKEKHFILIVSFLVGICTAAAAIVLKSIIHFIQHLLTGNFNQDGANYLYLLYPVIGILLAGLFVKYIVRDDISHGVTKILYAISQRKSRIKPHNAWTSIVASSVTIGFGGSVGAEAPIVLTGAAIGSNLGRLFRMEQKTLMLLVGCGAAGAIAGIFKAPIAGVVFVVEVLLLDLTMTSVLPLLITSVTAATVSYIFTGTEAMFPFSQTEAFVIERIPYVLLLGVFCGLVSLYFTKVMNRVEGMYRNLNNYWKKFVVGGIMLSVLIFIFPPLYGEGYDTISSLLNGQFSHIMDKSMFYSLNDTYWGLQIFLTLILLFKVFASSATNAGGGCGGIFAPSLYLGCIAGFVFAHASNYFPFTMYLSEKNFALLGMAGIMSGVMHAPLTGVFLIAELTGGYALFLPLMIVSVSSYITIKMFLPHSIYSMRLAQKGELLTHHKDRAVLTLLNTDSVIERDFLTVSPEMSLGDMVKVIAKSGRNMFPVIDERGILLGLVLLDNIRNIMFRPELYNRFHVSKFMVSAPAKIQVGTPMEQIMRIFDDTKAWNLPVVDEEGRYIGFMSKSKIFNSYREVLVENFSGD
- the fmt gene encoding methionyl-tRNA formyltransferase; translated protein: MKKEDLRIVYMGTPDFAVESLRALVEGGYNIVGVITMPDKPVGRHGSVLQASPVKQYALSKGLPVLQPEKLKDEAFLSELRALKADLQIVVAFRMLPEVVWDMPRLGTFNLHASLLPQYRGAAPINWAVINGDTETGATTFFLTHEIDTGKIIRQKHLPIADTDDVGIVHDGLMTMGAGLVLETVDLLLEGKTDAVPQEEFYKDPSELRPAPKIFKETCRIDWLQPVKRVYDFIRGLSPYPAAWTEIVSPEGVRTALKIYQAEKRPAAHELPVGTIRTDRKSYIDIAVEDGYLRLLSVQLAGKKRLPVTDFLNGFKQIGEYKVD